The following coding sequences are from one Streptomyces sp. V3I7 window:
- a CDS encoding DUF742 domain-containing protein codes for MRAVGDGPWLDDAAGRLVRPFTVSNGRTRPTVALDLMSQVMTTGATPLGYPGPEQAQVLGLCRAPLSVAEIAAHLKLPAAVTKVLLADLVDCGALTAKPPAFHDNPTDRSLLEAVLDGLRRQL; via the coding sequence GTGCGTGCGGTCGGTGACGGGCCCTGGCTCGACGACGCGGCCGGACGGCTCGTGCGTCCCTTCACGGTCAGCAACGGCCGCACCCGGCCCACCGTCGCGCTCGACCTCATGTCGCAGGTGATGACCACCGGGGCCACCCCCCTCGGGTACCCCGGCCCCGAGCAGGCCCAGGTGCTCGGCCTGTGCCGCGCGCCCCTGTCGGTCGCCGAGATCGCCGCTCACCTGAAACTGCCCGCGGCGGTCACCAAAGTGCTGCTCGCCGACCTCGTCGACTGCGGGGCGCTGACCGCCAAGCCCCCCGCGTTCCATGACAACCCCACTGACCGGTCCCTTCTGGAGGCAGTGCTCGATGGACTACGACGACAGCTCTGA
- a CDS encoding roadblock/LC7 domain-containing protein, which translates to MASDAPTAQVSDLDWLMSGLVQRVPHTTSAVLLSCDGLVKSAHGLDPDSADHMAALASGLYSLGRSAGARFGDGGDVRQVVVELDSTLLFVATAGSGTCLAVLAGREADAAVLGYEMAMLVKSVRPYLVTAPRQHAVEPQALRP; encoded by the coding sequence ATGGCGAGCGATGCGCCGACCGCCCAGGTATCCGACCTCGACTGGCTGATGAGCGGCCTCGTGCAGCGCGTACCGCACACCACCAGCGCCGTGCTCTTGTCCTGCGACGGGCTCGTGAAGTCCGCGCACGGCCTCGACCCCGACAGCGCCGACCACATGGCCGCCCTCGCCTCCGGTCTGTACTCGCTCGGCCGCAGCGCGGGGGCCCGGTTCGGTGACGGCGGGGACGTACGGCAGGTCGTCGTCGAACTCGACTCGACCCTGCTGTTCGTCGCCACCGCCGGCTCCGGCACCTGCCTCGCCGTGCTCGCCGGCCGGGAGGCCGACGCCGCCGTGCTCGGCTACGAGATGGCGATGCTGGTCAAGAGCGTCCGGCCGTACCTGGTGACCGCGCCCCGGCAGCACGCCGTCGAACCGCAGGCGTTGAGGCCTTGA
- a CDS encoding ATP/GTP-binding protein, producing MDYDDSSDLFPTALKILVAGGFGVGKTTFVGAVSEIAPLSTEELLTTAGAATDNLDGIENKVETTVAMDFGRITLDPEHVLYLFGTPGQERFWFMWDELSEGALGAVILADTRRLEECFAAVDFFEERGLGFIVAVNEFDGSYRYDPEEVRAAIDLDPAIPIVRCDARISSSGIQTLLILVRHLLAYAPAAAPTHGAHHM from the coding sequence ATGGACTACGACGACAGCTCTGACCTGTTCCCCACCGCACTGAAGATCCTGGTGGCCGGCGGGTTCGGGGTCGGCAAGACGACCTTCGTGGGCGCGGTGAGCGAGATCGCCCCGCTCAGCACGGAGGAACTGCTCACGACGGCCGGTGCCGCGACCGACAACCTCGACGGGATCGAGAACAAGGTCGAGACGACCGTGGCGATGGACTTCGGCCGCATCACCCTCGACCCGGAGCACGTTCTGTACCTGTTCGGCACGCCCGGCCAGGAGCGGTTCTGGTTCATGTGGGACGAGCTGTCCGAGGGTGCGCTCGGCGCGGTCATCCTCGCCGACACCCGGCGCCTGGAGGAGTGCTTCGCCGCGGTCGACTTCTTCGAGGAACGGGGTCTCGGCTTCATCGTCGCCGTCAACGAGTTCGACGGCTCCTACCGTTACGACCCCGAGGAGGTGCGCGCGGCCATAGACCTCGACCCGGCGATCCCGATCGTCCGCTGCGACGCGCGCATCTCCAGTTCCGGCATCCAGACCCTGCTCATCCTCGTACGCCACCTCCTCGCGTACGCACCGGCCGCCGCACCCACCCACGGCGCCCACCACATGTGA